The Stenotrophomonas sp. NA06056 genome segment GTCGTTGCGGGCCGACGAAGCCACGCTCAGCCTTGTCGGCGATGCTGCGGGCGATCGGCCGCGCGAAGAATGGCATCGGCGCGCTGCGAATGCGGCTGATCACCAGCGTCAGCAGCATCGGCGGCATCGCCGAGCCTTCGGCATAGTGCAGCCAGTAGCGGTAATCGATGCGCTCTTTGCCGTCGGCCGGTACCGGCGACGGCGACAGTTGCCGCTGCACGTCGTAACGGTCAACCAGGTAATCGAGGATGGCGCCGGATTCGGCGAGGATGAGTTCGCCATCCTGCAGCACCGGCGCCTTGCCCAATGGATGCACCTGGCGCAGTTCCGGCGGTGCCAGCATCGTCTTCGGGTCGCGTGGGTAGCGGCGCAGCTCATAGTCCAGCCCCAGCTCCTCCAGCATCCACAGCACACGCAGCGAACGGGAGTTTTCCAGATGATGGACGATGCGCATGGGGACGATCCTTGGGGAGGCCTGCATCGTACCGTGCCGGGTGCATGCCCTTTGTAGAGCCGGGCCCGACGCTGCAGGAAGCCCATAACAAAAAACGCCGGGAGCTTTCGCCCCCGGCGTTCTGGCTACCAAACGGTAGCAGACGGATTAGACCGCCTGCACCTGGTCAGCCTGCATACCCTTCTGGCCCTGGACGGCGACGAAGGTAACCTTCTGGCCTTCCTGCAGGGTCTTGAAGCCGGTGCCCTGGATCGCGCGGAAATGCACGAACAGGTCCGGGCCGCTTTCCGGGGTGATGAAGCCGAAGCCCTTGGCGTCGTTGAACCACTTGACAGTGCCGGTCTGACGATCAGACATAGTTACTAACTCCTGAAACACATGTTGAAAAAAATCGCAGCCACCGGGTATCGGGGCCGAGACTGAGTTGCAGGCGTTGGTAAAGCGGATCGATGAGCGGATCGTGAGATCAACTGCACCAGGCCACGATTCACGGTGACCCTAGCAAACACAGTGGGCCAGACGATACGCGTGTTTTGAGCAAAAAGCGATAGCCTTGATATTCAGCGTCAAACGGCCAGCCCCTAGGCAGGGCAAGGGGTTGCACCGGATCGGGGCTAAACCCGGGGCCCCATTCAGGTTTTTCCTACCCTACACTGGGTAAATGACTGAAGCTGAAACCCGAGCTGAACCCCTGCTCCCCCGCATCTGGGTGGACGCAGACGCCTGCCCTGTCGTCATTCGCGACATCCTGTTCCGCGCAGCTGAACGGGTCGGCGTGGAGTTGACCCTGGTCGCCAACCAGTGGATCCGCACTCCGCCCTCCCGCTGGCTGCGCTCGATCCAGGTGCCGCAGGGACTGGACGTGGCCGACAGCGCCATTGTCGAGCGGGTGGCCCCCGGCGACCTGGTGGTCACCCAGGACATTCCGCTGGCCGCGCTGGTACTGGAGAAGAAGGGCGTGGCCCTGAACCCGCGCGGGCAGCTGTACACCCCCAACAACATGGCCGAGCGGCTGTCGATGCGCAATTTCATGGAAGAACTGCGCGGTGCCGGCGTGCAGACCGGCGGCCCGCCTCCTCTGGGGGCGCGCGACCGGCAATTGTTCGCTGCCGAACTGGACCGCTGGCTGGCGCGGCGCCCGAAACCCTGAACCCGGCCGCCGATCAGCCTGCGGCATCCAGGGTGAGGGCACTGCAGAAGCGGCGTCGCTGGCCCGTCAACGGGTCGTCGAAGGCCAGCGCTTGCGCCAGCAGTTGCAAAGGCGGCTCGCCCCCACCCTGCGTCCGTTCCTGCAGCTGCGGATAGAACCCGTCCCCCAGGATCGGCGCGCCGAGGGCGGCCATATGTACGCGCAGCTGATGCTTGCGCCCGGATTCGGGCGCAAGCCGGTAGCACCAGACCGGACCGTGCGCATCGATGACCTCGATACGGGTCCGTGCATTCGGCTCGCCGGCAACCTCAGCCATACGGAAGAACGGCTCCCCAGGCTGCAGCCGGCTATGCCGCTCCAGCGGAAACCGCAGGTCCGGCAAGGCCGGCGCCAGCGCCTCGTAGGTCTTTTCGATGCGCCGCTCACGGAACAGTCGCTGGTAGGCGTCGCGCGTTTCCGGCCGGGTGGAAAACAGCACCAGACCGGCCGTCAGCCGGTCCAGCCGATGCAACGGCACCAGATCGGCGTTGCCGGTGCGTTCGACCAGGCGCGCCAGCAGGGTTTCACGTACAAAGGCGCCCGCAGGCGCGGTCGGCAGGAAGTGGGGCTTGTCAGCCACCAGCAGGTGCGCGTCGTGATGCAGGATGCTCTCGACGAAGGGAATCACCGGCTCGTCGGCCACTTCACGGAAGTAACGGATCTCCAGCCCTGCCTGCCACGGCATGTCCGGCGCCAGTGCCCTGCCCTGCGCGTCCTGCACCCGCCCGCGCGCAAAACGACTCTCCCATTCCAGCCGGTCGATGCGCGGGAAACGCGCGCACAGCCCTTCCAGCAGGGAACCCCAGTCACCGGGCGGCAGCTGCAGTCGGCTGGGCGTGGTCATGGCGTGGTCGCGGTGCCATCGATCGGCAGGCAACGCGGACGTGAACGGGACATACGACAGGGCACGCCGAAAGCATCAGGACGGCCAGCGTGCCACCGATCACGCCCTGCCGACACCCCCATACCGGACACCCCCGGGGCAAACCTCTATCATTGACGGTCTTTACCCCTCTGGATCTTCATGGCCCTCACCGCCACCATCCGCAAGGCCGAACTGCAGATCAGCGACATGGATCGCGGCTACTACGCGACCCACAACCTGACCCTGGCCCAGCATCCGTCTGAAACCGACGAACGCCTGATGGTGCGCCTGCTCGCCTTCGCGCTGAACGCTGGCGATCGCCTGGAATTCGGCCGCGGCCTGAGCACCGACGATGAGCCCGACTTGTGGGAGCACGACTACACCGGCGACATCCTGCAGTGGATCGACCTCGGCCATCCGGACGAGTCGCGCATCCGCAAGGCCAGCAACCGCAGCCGGCAGGTGCAGGTGGTCAACTACGGCGGCAACGCGTCGGACATCTGGTGGCAGAAACAGGGCAAGGGCCTGGCCCGCTTCGACAATCTGTCGGTGGTTGACCTGGACGGCGGGTTCGTCGACCTGTGGGGCCAGCAGATCCAGCGTGCGATGCGCTGGAGCGTGCTGATCCAGGACGCCGAAGTGCAGCTGCTCAACGATCAGATGCAGCTGGACGTGATCCCCAATTGGCGCAAGCGCGCCAAGGCATGAGCACGATCCGCTGCGACGTGCTGGTGATCGGTGCCGGTGCAGCCGGGCTGATGACCGCGATCACCGCCGGCCAGCGCGGCCGGCATGTGCAGGTGATCGACCACGCCAACAAGATCGGCAAGAAGATCCTGATGTCCGGCGGTGGCCGCTGCAACTTCACCAACACCGGCACCACGCCAGCCAACTTCCTGTCGGCCAATCCACATTTCTGCAAGTCTGCACTGGCGCGCTACTCGCCTTACCACTTCATCGAGATGGTCGAACGCCACGGCATCGCCTATCACGAAAAAGAGCTGGGCCAGCTGTTCTGCGATGTGTCGTCCAAGCAGATCGTGAAGATGCTGGTGGACGAGTGCCAGCAGGCGGGCGTGCAGATCCGTACGCAGTGCAGCGTGGAGCGTATCGAGCACGGTACCGACGGCTTCCGCGTGCACACCACGCACGGCCTGTTCCATTGCGCCTCGCTGGTGGTCGCCACCGGTGGCCTGTCCATTCCCAGCCTGGGTGCGACCGGGTTCGGCTATGAGATCGCGCGCCAGTTCGGCCACCAGCTGCTGCCCACCCGCGCCGGCCTGGTGCCGTTGACCCTCAGCGGCACCCACCAGGAGCGCTTGGCCGAGCTCAGCGGCGTCGCCCTGCCGGTCGAGGCCAGCTGCAACGGTACGAGCTTCCGCAACTTCATGCTGCTGACCCATCGTGGCGTCAGCGGCCCGGCGATCCTGCAGATTTCCTCGTTCTGGCAGCCCGGCGACGCGCTGACGCTGGACCTGCTGCCGGGCCAGGATGCCGCCGAGTGGCTGCGCCAGATGAAGCGTGAACGCCCTGCTGCGGAACTGCGCACGGTGCTGGGTGATGTACTGCCCAAGCGACTGGCGCAGCGACTGTGCGAGCACTGGCTGCCCGACCGCCCGGTACGTCAGCTGGACGAGCCGGACGTGCGCAAGGCTGCACAGGTGCTTTCAGCATTCCCGCTGGTGGCCAGCGGCACCGAGGGCTACCGCACCGCCGAAGTGACACTGGGCGGCGTGGATACCAACGAGGTCTCGTCGTCGACGCTGGAGTCCAAGCGCGTGCCCGGCCTGCATTTCGTCGGCGAGGTGCTGGACGTGACCGGCTGGCTGGGGGGTTACAACTTCCAGTGGGCCTGGGCCAGCGGGCACGCGGCCGGCTGCGTGGTGTGAACCGCATCGCCGTTCCAGGCATGCAACCGTTGCGCGCATGGACGCGCCGCCACGCTTCGTGTATCTAGATTTGCAGATTGGGGAGCAGTGCATGCAGAACGCGAACGACATCACCATCCGCCTGCTGATCGTCGATGACAGCGGCGAGAACGCCGAAGCCATCGTCAGCACCCTGCGCAACAGCGGCATCGCCGTGCGCCCATGGCGCCCGCAGGACTCGGCAGAGCTGTCGCAGGTGCTGGCCAACCAGGCGATCGACCTGGTGCTGGCGGCGCCCTCTCAGAGCATTCCGCTGCCACTGGTGGCCCAGCACATCGCCGCCAGCGGCAAGGACATCCCGCTGGTGCTGCTGGCCGAGCGCATCGACGAGGACGAACTGGTACAGGCCAGCAGCAACGGCGTGCGCGCCCTCGCCCTGCGCCAGCGCGCCGAACACCTGCTGGCGGTGGTCCGCGACCAGTGGGTCGACCTGCAGGCACGCCGCGGCCTGCGCCGCATCGAAGCGCAGATGCGCGAGACCGAGCGCCGCTGCGACGCGCTGATCGCCTCTTCGCGCGAGCCGATTGCCTATGTGCACGAAGGCATGCACATCCGCGCCAATGATGCCTATCTGGAAATGTTCGGTTACGAGGATTTCGAGGAGGTCGAGGGCATCTCGCTGCTGGACATGGTCGCCGCGCAGCACGTGGATGATTTCAAGCAACTGCTGAAGTCACTCAGCCGTGGCGAAGCGCCACCGCCGCAGTACCAGCTCGACGCCCGCCACCAGGATGGCAGCGCCTTCCCAGCAACGATGGAGTTCACCGCAGCCACCTACGAGGGCGAATCCTGCCTGCAGGTGGTGTTCCGCCGGCGCATGGAGTTCGACCCGGAGCTGGCGCGCGAGGTTGAGGACCTGCGCCAGCGCGACCAGGTCACCGGCCTGCTCAACCGCCCCACCTTCATGCTGCAGGTCGAGGATGCGGTCGCACAGGCCGGGCGCAGCGAGGGCCAGTTCGGCCTGCTGATGGTCGAACCGGACCATTACGCGCGCCTGCTCCCCGATATCGGACTGGCCTCGGCCGACACCCTGATCGGCGCCCTCGCCGCCTTGCTGGCCGAGGTCGTTGGCGAAGATGCACAGCTGGCCCGTTTCGGCGAACACAGTTTCGCCGTGCTGCAGTCCGGCCCCTATGCGCAGACCGTGGCACTGGCCGAGCGCATCCGTGAAGCCTACGCCGCGCACGTCTTCAGCATCGGTGCGCGCTCGGCCACGGTGACCGTCAGCATTGGCGGCGTGCAGGTGGGCGAGAAGATCGCCAGCATCGGCCAGGTGCTGGCGCGCGCCAGCGAATGCACGCAGGCCGCTGCCGCCCTCGGCAATACCTGCCGCATCTTCGACCCGGCCGCTGTTGATCGGGTGGAGGAAGAGCGCGTGCAACGCTGGGTCGCGCGCATCCGCGAAGCCCTGGCAGGCGACGGCTTCCAGCTGCATTACCAGCCGGTACTGAACCTGCAGGGCGAGCCGCTGGAACTGTATGAAGCCTACCTGCGCCTGGAACACAACGGGGAACTGCTGAGCCCGACCGCGTTCCTCGGCATTGCCGAAGAACATGGCCTGCTGGCGGACATCAACCGCTGGGTCGTCTCGCAGGCAATCGCGGTGCTGGGCGCGCGTGCGCGCGAGGGCCACCCCACGCAGGTACTGGTGAAGGTCACGCCGGAATCGTTTGATGACCCGAAGATGATCACCACGCTGCGTCAGCAGTTGCAGGCGCACGGCGTGCCAGGCGAACGCCTCTGGCTGCATGCGCCGGAGTCGAAGGTATTCACCCACCTGCGCAGCGCCCAGCAGTTCCTTGCGGAAGTGGCACCACTTGGCTGCCGGATCGGCCTGGAGCAGTTCGGCTCGGGCCTGGATTCGTTCCAGCTGCTGGCCCACTTCCAACCGCAGTTCCTCAAGCTTGATCGCGGGTTCACCAGCGACCTGGCCGCCACCCGAGAGAACATCGACCGGGTCAGCCAGATCACCGCGCGCGCGCAGGAAGCCGGCATCCGCACCATCGCCGAGTTCGTCAGCGATGCCAACTCGATGACACTGCTGTTCAGTGCCGGCGTGGACTACGTGCAGGGCGATTTCGTCGGCCCGGCGGCACCGGCGATGAACTTCGAGTTCGGTTGACGCCTCTCTGTAGAGCCGAGCCACGCTCGGCTGCAGGGTACAAGCGAAGAGCAGCCGAGCATGGCTCGGCTCTACAGAAACAGAAGGCCGGCTTTCGCCGGCCTTCTTCGATCAGGTCAGATCGACCAGATTGTCGATTTTCACGTCAGGATTGACGTCGGCTTCGTAGTCGACGCCCTCGACACCGAACCCGAACAGGCGCAGGAAATCAGCCTTGTAGCCGGCCAGGTCGCTGATCTCGTACAGGTTCTCGTTGGTCACCTGCGGCCACAGGGACAACACCTCGCCCTGCACGTCGGCCGCCATTTCCTTGTAGTCGGCGCGCAGGCGACCTTCTTCGTCGATCAACGCCACGGCATGGCCATCGCCATCGACCAGGTCGTGGCGCAGGCGGTCGACGGCCACGCCATCGGCCTTGCCGCCGTACAGAATGTCGTACAGCACGTCGAGCTGCTCGATGCAGCCTTCGTGGGTGCCCTTCGCCTTCATCACCTTGAACAGCAGCGACAGGTACAGCGGCATGGTCGGAATGGCCGAGCTGGCCTGGGTCACGACTGCCTTCAGCACCGACACGCGCGCATCGCCGCCGATCCTGGCCAGCTTCTCGCGCAGGCCCAGCACCTTGTCGTCCAGATCCTTCTTGGCGGCACCAATGGAGCCGTTCCAGTAGATCGCCTGGGTGATCTCTTCGCCCACGTAGGTGAAGGCTGTGGTGGTGCAACCATCGGCCAGCACGCCAGCATCGGCCAGCGCGTCGATCCACATCTGCCAGTCCTCGCCGCCCATCACCGCGACGGTACCGGCGATTTCTTCCGGGGTTGCCGGCTGCAGGTGGGTCTCGGTCAATACTTCCTTGTCGGTATCCAGACCACGCAGGGTGATCGGCTCGCCGATCGGCTTCAGCGTGGAGCTGATGATCTCACCGGTCTTGGGGTGCTTGCGGCGCGGCGCAGCCAGGCTGTAGACCACCTGATCGACCTGGCCGAGATCGGCCTTGATCATCTCGATGGTCTTCGCCTTCACCTCGTCTGAGAACGCATCGCCGTTGATGCTCTTGGCATACAGGCCCGCTTCGTCAGCGTACTTGTGGAAGGCGGCCGAGTTGTACCAGCCCGCCGTGCCCGGCTTGGTCTCGCTGCCCGGGCGCTCGAAGAAGATGCCCAGCGTTGCCGCGCCACTGCCGAAGGCGGCAGTGATTCGCGCAGCCAAGCCGTAACCGGTCGAGGCGCCGATGACCAGCACGCGCTTGGGGCCGTTCTGGATCGGCGGGCGCGCACGGATGTAGTCGATCTGCTGCTTGACGGCCGCGTCGCAGCCAGTCGGATGGGTGGTGACGCAGATGAAGCCGCGGACGCGCGGTTTGATGACCATGAAGACCTCGGGTTGGCAGATGCGGCGCACGGGGCGCTCAGCAGGAGTACGGGCACGCGTGTGCGCGCGAACCGCAGGATCGTAGTGCGCAGGGGCCGATTGCACAACCGACGCTGCCGTAGGGTGGGGTTTCTTTTTGCAGGGCTTGCAGCCCTGCACCTGCCGAATCAACGTCAACGTCAAAAGCTGGGGTCCTGTGGGTTGGCGGGGTGGGTCCGGTTGAGGGGGACGCCGTGAACCCGTCCATGGGGGCTTGGTCGCGGCATCCATGCCGCTCACACCCCCTCAACCGGACCCACCCCGCCTTCGACAGTTCTCCGCGATCTGTCAGAACCTGCTGCTGGTGGTGGGTGCCGACCGTTGGTCGGCACGGGGTCGGATATCGATATCTGACAGAAAAGTCGTGTCGACCTTGGTCGACACAGTAGAGCCACGCCATGCGTGGATGAATTCATTCGATATCTGACAGATGTGCCGACCAACGGTCGGCACCCACCACCAGCAGGTTCCAACAGCCGCGTGAACCTGTCGAAGGCGGGGGACTGTGGGTTTGCGGGGTGTGAGCCGCATGGATGCGGCGACCAAGCCCCCATGGATGGGTTTACGGCGTCCCCGCAAACCCACAGTGCCCCGCCATCCCACGGAATGCACGCTGTTGCTGTTGCTGTTGCTGTTGCTGTTGCTGTTGCTGTTGCTGTTGCTGTTGCTGTTGCTGTTGCATTGAGCAGGTGCAGGGCTGCAAGCCCTGCCAACAAAAAACCCCGCTTGCGCGGGGTTCTCTGTGTACTGCATGCAGCAGATGCTTACGGACGACGCTCCAGGGCCTCGATGTCCTTGGCCTTGGGCAGCAGGTCCTGCTTGGTCACGCGCAGCGCACCAACGGTCAGCATCGGCACCGCCACCAGGATCGAGGACAGCACCACGATCACCGCACCGATCATGTGGGTCTCGGCCAGGCCTTCCATCGAGCTGCCGCCGTACAGGTACAGGGCCAGTGCAGACAGGAAGAACATCACCGCCGTGATCACCGTACGCGACAGCGTCTGGTTGATCGAACGGTTCAGCACTTCCATCGGCTCCACGCGCAGGCTGCGGAAGTTCTCGCGGACACGGTCGAACACCACGATGATGTCGTTGATCGCAAAACCCATCACCGACAGCAGGCCGGCCAGCACGGTCAGGTCGAACTCACGCCCCAGCAGCGACACGTAGGCCACCGTCACGATCAGGTCGAACATGGCCACGATGCTGGCGGTGACCGCGAACTTCCATTCGAAGCGCACCGCGATGTAGATCAGGAAGCCGGCCAGCATGAAGATGGTGGCGTACAGGCCATTCATCGCCAGGTCCTTGCCGATCTGCGGACCAACGAACTCATTGCGCAGCACGGTGGCCTGGTTGTCGGCCGAAGAGACCGCCTTGACCACGGCCGCGGCGGTGGCCTTGTCCTCGGCAGACGCACCACCGGTACCTGGAGCGTGCTCACCGTGCGGCGCCAGGCGGATCAGCAGGTCGGTGTTGCCACCGACGCTCTGCACCTGGGCGCCGTCAAAGCCGTTCTGCTCAAGCTTGCTGCGGACGTCCTCGACATCCACCGCGTGGTCGAAGCGGGCTTCGATCAGGGTGCCACCGGTGAAGTCCAGCGCGTAGTTGAAGCCCTTGAAGCCGATGATGCCGATCGATGCCAGGAACACGATGATCGTGACGACCATCGCGACATGGCGCCAGCGCATGAAATCGATCTTGGTATCGTTCGGGAGGATGTGCAGCGGAAACAGTTTCATGTGCGTGTCGTCCCGTCAGATAGCCACGTTCTGGAGCTTCTTGCGGCGGCCGTAGATCAGCGTCGCCAGTGCACGCGATACGGTGATCGCGGTGAACATGGAAGCGAAAATACCGATGATCATGGTCAGCGCGAAGCCCTTCAGCGGACCGGTACCGAATGCGAACAGCGCCACACCGACGATCAAGCCGGTCAGGTTGGCGTCGAGGATGGTGCCCGAAGCGCGCTCGTAACCGGTCACGATCGCGGTCTTGCCCGGCACGCCGGCACGCAGCTCTTCACGGATACGCTCGTTGATCAGCACGTTGGCGTCGACCGACAGACCGACCGACAACGCCAGGCCGGCAAAGCCCGGCAGGGTCATGGTCGCACCGAACAGCGACATCACCGCCACCACGATCAGCAGGTTGAACAGCATCGCGATCGAGGTGATCAGGCCGAACATGCGGTAGTAGATGGTGAAGAACACCAGGGTGAACATGAAGGCGTAGACCACCGCGGTGATGCCGTTCTTGACGTTCTCCGCACCCAGGCTCGGGCCGACCACGCGCTCTTCCACGAAGTCCATCGGTGCAGCCAGCGAGCCCGACTTCAGCAGCTTGGCCAGGTCTTCGGCTTCCTTCTTCTGCAGACCGGTGGTCTGGAAGTTCTTGCCGAACACGCCGTTGATGTTGGCCACCGAGATCACTTCCTCGTTGACCTTGAAGCCACGCACTTCCTGGCCGTCGACGACAGTCACGGTCGGCACGCGCTCGGTGTACACCACCGCCATCGGCTTGTTCACGTTGGCACTGGTGAAGTCGAACATGCGCTGGCCACCGACGTTGTTCAGCGTCACGCTGACTGCCGGGGTGCCACTGGTGGAATCGGTCACCGCCTGCGCGGCCACCATCTGGTCACCGGTGACGATCACGCGCTTGTTCAGCAGCACCGGGCCACCGTTGTCACGACGCTGGTAGACCTTGGCTTCCGGCGGGATGCGACCCGACGCGATGGCGTCCTGCGCATTGCCATCCACCACGGCCCGGTATTCCAGGGTGGCGGTGGCACCGATCATGCGCTTGGCTTCGGCCGTGTCCTGCACGCCCGGCAGCTGCACCACCACGCGGTCGGCACCCTGGCGCTGGATGATCGGCTCGGACACGCCGAGCTGGTTCACACGGTTGCGCAGGGTGTTGATGTTCTGCTCGATGGCGCCGTTGGCGATCTGCGCGATCTCGGCTTCCGGAATGGAGACCGTGATGCGGTTGCCACTGACGTCGTAGCCGAGGGTCGGCTGCGCCTTGGCCAGCGCGGCGCGGGCACGGGTTCCGGCATCTTCGCCGGCCGACGGGCTCAGGTTGGCGACGATGGTGTTGTCGGCACGACGCTCGACCGACTGGTAGGCGATGCGCGCGTCACGCAGGGTGCTGCGCACGTCTTCGGTGTAGGCGTCCAGGCGCTTGTCCAGCGCGGCCTTCTGGTCGACCTGCAGCACGAAGTGCACGCCGCCCTGCAGGTCCAGGCCCAGCACCATCGGGCGACCGCCGAGCTTGGCCAGCCAGTCCGGCACGGTCGAGGCCAGGTTCAGGGCCACCGTGTAGTTCTCGCCCACGCTGTCACGCAGCGCATCGCTGGCGGCGGACTGCGACTTCAGGTCCGACAGGCGGACGATCAGGCTGTCCCCTTCCTTCTCTGCGCCGAGCGTGGTGACACCGGCCTTCTTCAGGTCGGCCAGCACGCGGTCACGCAGCGCATCGTCGACCTGGCCGCCACGGTTGGCGGTGATCTGGATGGCCGGGTCCTTCTGGTAGATGTTGGGCAGTGCGTACAGCGCGCTGAGCGCCAGTACGATCACGATGACGACGTACTTCCAGCGTGGAAATTCGAGCATTGCTTGGGTCCCGCGCGGCGCCATCCCCGGCGCCGCGGTTGTGCTTCAGAAAGGGAGTGGCTTACTTGGCCGAATCCAGGGTGCCGGTCGGCAGCACGCTGCCGACAGCGCCCTTCTGCACGCGGATGCGCACGTTCTCGGCCACTTCGACGGTGACGAAGTTGTCGCCGATGTCGGTGACCTTGCCGGCGATGCCGCCGTTGGTCAGCACTTCGTCGCCGCGCTTGATCTTCTCCAGCATGGCCTTGTGCTCCTTCTGCCGCTTCATCTGCGGGCGGATCATCAGGAAGTACATGATGGCGATCAGGATGATCGGGAACAGCAGCGTGGTCAGGCCCATGCCCTGCGGTTGGCCGCCAGCGGCCTGGGCGTGGGCGGCGGGAATCAGGAAGGCAAGCAGGTTCATCGTTGGTCCTTTGGTTGGGCGGCGCTTCGGCCGTTTCACGGGCACGAGGTGTCGACCGCGGATCTGGGTCAGCCTTGAAGTATGCCACGGCCCCGGGCATTCGTCCTTGGGCCGTTTGGCAGGGGGTGCTGCGGGTTTACAGGGGCGGCGCTACCGCCCCGCGTGCTGCGTAGAAGGACTCGCGGAAGGACAGGAAGGTTCCCGCCTCGATGGCCGCGCGGATGTCGGCCATCAGTTTTTCGTAATAGAAGAGGTTGTGCTGGGTGCCCAGCATCGGCGCCAGCATCTCGTTGCAGCGGTCCAGATGGCGCAGGTACGAGCGGGTATAGCCGCCGGCACAGGCCACGCAGCCACAGCCCGGCTCGATCGGGTCCATGTCCCGCGCGTACTGCGAATTGCGGATGCGGACGGTACCGAACGAGGTGAAATAGTGGCCGTTGCGCGCATTCCGGGTCGGCATCACGCAATCGAACATGTCCACGCCACGTGCGACGCCCTCGACCAGATCCTCAGGTCGGCCCACGCCCATCAGGTAGCGCGGACGGTCGGCGGGCAGTTCGGGGTCCAGATGGTCGAGCATGGCGTTGCGCTCGTCCTCCGGCTCACCCACGGCCAGGCCGCCGATGGCATAGCCGTCGAAGCCGATTCCCTGCAGGGCCTCGGCCGAGCGGCTGCGCAGATCGGTATGTACCCCGCCCTGGACGATGCCGAACAGGGCCGCGTCATTGCCCAGCTCGTCATGCGCGTTGCGGCTGCGCTGGGCCCAGCGCAGGCTCAGCTCCATCGAGCGGCGGGCGACGTCCTCGGTGGCCGGGTACGGCGTGCACTCGTCGAAGATCATCACCACGTCCGAATCGAGCACCTTCTGGATCTTCATGCTCTCTTCCGGCCCCAGGAATACCCGGGCACCGTCGGTCGGCGAGGCGAAGGTCACGCCCTGCTCGGTGATCTTGCGACGGTGGGCCAGCGAGAACACCTGGAAGCCACCGGAGTCGGTCAGGATCGGGCCATCCCAGCGGCAGAAGCCGTGCAGGCCACCGTGGTCGGCGATGATGTCCAGGCCCGGGCGCAGATACAGGTGGAAGGTGTTGCCGAGGATGATCTCGGCGCCCAGTGCCCGCACCTGGTCCGGCAGGATGCCCTTGACCGAGCCATAGGTCCCCACCGGCATGAAGGCCGGCGTTTCCACCGTGCCACGCGGGAAGGTCAGGCGGCCACGGCGGGCGCGGCCGTCGCGGGTCTTGAGCTGGAACTGCAGTCGGGACATGGAGCGGTCATTCAGGCAAATAGTCGCCCATTGTCTCTCAAAACCGCCCTTCCTGCTCCGGTAGCGCCGGGCCATGCCCGGCGGATGGCCCGCAAGTGCGCACCAACGGTGCGCACCCACCGCAAGCGAATGCCGGCGCCCTACCCCGCCTGCGGGAACAGCAGCATCGCGTCGCCATAGCTGAAGAAGCGGTAATGCTGCTCGATCGC includes the following:
- the fabV gene encoding enoyl-ACP reductase FabV, with protein sequence MVIKPRVRGFICVTTHPTGCDAAVKQQIDYIRARPPIQNGPKRVLVIGASTGYGLAARITAAFGSGAATLGIFFERPGSETKPGTAGWYNSAAFHKYADEAGLYAKSINGDAFSDEVKAKTIEMIKADLGQVDQVVYSLAAPRRKHPKTGEIISSTLKPIGEPITLRGLDTDKEVLTETHLQPATPEEIAGTVAVMGGEDWQMWIDALADAGVLADGCTTTAFTYVGEEITQAIYWNGSIGAAKKDLDDKVLGLREKLARIGGDARVSVLKAVVTQASSAIPTMPLYLSLLFKVMKAKGTHEGCIEQLDVLYDILYGGKADGVAVDRLRHDLVDGDGHAVALIDEEGRLRADYKEMAADVQGEVLSLWPQVTNENLYEISDLAGYKADFLRLFGFGVEGVDYEADVNPDVKIDNLVDLT
- the secF gene encoding protein translocase subunit SecF, with product MKLFPLHILPNDTKIDFMRWRHVAMVVTIIVFLASIGIIGFKGFNYALDFTGGTLIEARFDHAVDVEDVRSKLEQNGFDGAQVQSVGGNTDLLIRLAPHGEHAPGTGGASAEDKATAAAVVKAVSSADNQATVLRNEFVGPQIGKDLAMNGLYATIFMLAGFLIYIAVRFEWKFAVTASIVAMFDLIVTVAYVSLLGREFDLTVLAGLLSVMGFAINDIIVVFDRVRENFRSLRVEPMEVLNRSINQTLSRTVITAVMFFLSALALYLYGGSSMEGLAETHMIGAVIVVLSSILVAVPMLTVGALRVTKQDLLPKAKDIEALERRP
- the secD gene encoding protein translocase subunit SecD; the encoded protein is MLEFPRWKYVVIVIVLALSALYALPNIYQKDPAIQITANRGGQVDDALRDRVLADLKKAGVTTLGAEKEGDSLIVRLSDLKSQSAASDALRDSVGENYTVALNLASTVPDWLAKLGGRPMVLGLDLQGGVHFVLQVDQKAALDKRLDAYTEDVRSTLRDARIAYQSVERRADNTIVANLSPSAGEDAGTRARAALAKAQPTLGYDVSGNRITVSIPEAEIAQIANGAIEQNINTLRNRVNQLGVSEPIIQRQGADRVVVQLPGVQDTAEAKRMIGATATLEYRAVVDGNAQDAIASGRIPPEAKVYQRRDNGGPVLLNKRVIVTGDQMVAAQAVTDSTSGTPAVSVTLNNVGGQRMFDFTSANVNKPMAVVYTERVPTVTVVDGQEVRGFKVNEEVISVANINGVFGKNFQTTGLQKKEAEDLAKLLKSGSLAAPMDFVEERVVGPSLGAENVKNGITAVVYAFMFTLVFFTIYYRMFGLITSIAMLFNLLIVVAVMSLFGATMTLPGFAGLALSVGLSVDANVLINERIREELRAGVPGKTAIVTGYERASGTILDANLTGLIVGVALFAFGTGPLKGFALTMIIGIFASMFTAITVSRALATLIYGRRKKLQNVAI
- the yajC gene encoding preprotein translocase subunit YajC, which translates into the protein MNLLAFLIPAAHAQAAGGQPQGMGLTTLLFPIILIAIMYFLMIRPQMKRQKEHKAMLEKIKRGDEVLTNGGIAGKVTDIGDNFVTVEVAENVRIRVQKGAVGSVLPTGTLDSAK
- the tgt gene encoding tRNA guanosine(34) transglycosylase Tgt yields the protein MSRLQFQLKTRDGRARRGRLTFPRGTVETPAFMPVGTYGSVKGILPDQVRALGAEIILGNTFHLYLRPGLDIIADHGGLHGFCRWDGPILTDSGGFQVFSLAHRRKITEQGVTFASPTDGARVFLGPEESMKIQKVLDSDVVMIFDECTPYPATEDVARRSMELSLRWAQRSRNAHDELGNDAALFGIVQGGVHTDLRSRSAEALQGIGFDGYAIGGLAVGEPEDERNAMLDHLDPELPADRPRYLMGVGRPEDLVEGVARGVDMFDCVMPTRNARNGHYFTSFGTVRIRNSQYARDMDPIEPGCGCVACAGGYTRSYLRHLDRCNEMLAPMLGTQHNLFYYEKLMADIRAAIEAGTFLSFRESFYAARGAVAPPL